GGTTTGAAGTTGCCACAGCGGTTGCAAACCGATTCCTGGTGCTGACTTGAGGATTTCCCTCAGCCTAAGTCCCTGTTGACACCGTAGGATGGGAGGGACTGTGTGCAAGGAAGCCCTTTTTGTGAACGAAGCGGATATCACCCTGGCGGTACAGGCCCAGTACGAAACCTTTCCCTACCCTCCCGTTCCCTACGATCAACCCTTTGAGGGGTTCTCCAGTCTGGGCAGCTATACCTTGGCGCAGTACGCCCGCACCCGCACCCTCAAGGAACCGACTGGGGCCAAGTTCCTGGTGGCAGGTTGTGGGACGGGCTGGGAAGTCCATGGCATCGCCGCCAGCAATCCTGGTTATGCCTCGGTGGTGGGGATCGACATCAGCCGACCTTCCCTCGAAATTGCCAACCAGCGTCTCAAGCATCACGGTCTCAGCCGCTGCTCCGTCCAATATGGGGATTTGTTGGATCCCTCCACTTGGCCTGAGGGCAGCTTTGACATGATCAGCTCCTATGGGGTGATTCACCACACGGCGGATCCCGTCAAGGCTTTGGGGAATTTGGTGTCGCGGCTGGCGCCAGATGGGGTGATTGCCCTGATGCTCTATAACCGCTCAGGTCGTTGGCACATTTATCGCATTCGCAAGGCTTTGGAATTGTTGGGCATTACCCCACCGGCCACCCCGGAAAAGATTGCCTTTGTGCGCCAGTTGTTGAATGGGGCCAATCCTAATTCCCTTTTGGCCAAACACGCAAGTGCCAATAAAGAGTATTACCTACAGGATGAAAATATCGTTGACAACTTCTTTCATGCCAACGACATTCCCTTTGACATTGGAGAAATTCCAGGTTTTGTGGCTCAAGTGGGTTTGGAGTTTATTGATGTGGCTCCCCATCGAGACGACTGGAATGCCAAGCCTTTGGTAGCCTCTACCCACCCTGAGTTTCACCAACGGTATGAAACTCTTTCTCGAATTGAACAACTGCAGGTGGTGGAGTGTTTGGAGCCTCTGTATCACACTCAAAATTTATTCTGGTGTTGCCATCAAGGCAAGAAAATTGCTCATTGGGATCCCTTTACGGCTGAGTTTTTTAAAAGCTCCAGTTGGCAGTTGAACCCCTTGTTTATCCAGCATGGCAGTGTACGCTATTTGGATCAAAAGATTCCTTTTTCAGATCTACTGGGCAAACTTGATCCCAATCAAATCCCGACGCAAAAAATGGATATTTTCTGGCAAATCGCCCAGATCCCCGGTAAGGTCATTACTTCTAGCCGTTATCAAGTGCTGGATCTGCTGTTGCCCTTGGCTCAACAGGCGCGTTCCGGTGCTGAGATTCTGGCTGAACAAGAAGAGAGAGGGGATCACGTCCTCAACCTGTTCCGCCAATGGGAGGCGGATCGACTGGTGTTACGGGTGGAATAAGATAGGCGATGCTTAGTTTCAGGGGTTGCTCTCAGCCGCCTTTTCAGGGATCCCGTGGATCCAGAGCATCCCGCAGGCCGTCCCCGAGCAAGTTAAAGGATAGGGAACTGAGAACGACCATCAGGGTTGGTGCCAGCACCAGCCAAGGTTGCAGGATGATCACGGAAGCGTTGGTGGCCAGGGAGAGCATATTGCCCCAGGAGGCATCCGGTTGTTGGATCCCCAAGCCAATCAGGCTCAATACCGACTCCGCCACAATGTAGCCCGGAACCGCCAGGGTAGCGGAGATCACCACATATGTGGCTGTTTGCGGCAAAATATGGCGCACCATCAAATACAGGGATCCCGCCCCTGCCACCCGTGAGGCTTGCACAAAGTCTCGATCCCGCAACGACAGCACCTGCCCGCGAATCACCCTGGCCAAACCCGCCCAGCCGACAAACGAGACGATCACCACAATCACCAGAAAACGTTCTGCATTGGTAAAAGGTACGCCCGTCAGGGGGTTCCGCTGCAACACCGCCGCCAAGGAGACTAACAGGTAAAGGGTGGGAATCGACATCAACACTTCCGCCAGCCGCATCAACAGTGTATCCACCCAACCGCCGAAATAGCCGGATATTGCCCCCACCAACAGACCCATTGGGAAAGAAATGCCGATCCCCACCAAGCCAATAAACAGGCTGATGCGTCCGCCGTAAATCAGACGGCTGAAATAATCACGGCCTTGATCATCGGTGCCCAGCAGGTTCAACCGACCCACCCGGAGATCTTCTGCGGCTGGGGATCCCTCTTCTGGTGAATCCGGTAAATCTGGCTCAGGACGCAGTGGAATGGTTCCGAATAAGTGGCGATTGGATGGGATCAAGCCCAACCAACGGTAGGGAGCCCCCTCTACAAAAAAGCGGATCCCGGCAGGACGGCTGGTATCCACCAAAAGAGGACGTTCGCCCGTTTGCAAATCCACCGGCCCCTGGCGGGTTGGATACACATGGGGCCCCAGCCAAGTGCCAGACTCATCCCAAAAGTGAATGGCAGTAGGGGGCAGCAGGGATCCCTGTGTTTGGGATTGCAAGGGGTTATAGGGGGCAATAAACTCGGCAAAAATGGCACAAGTGTAGAAGAGCAAAAGAATCCAGGCTCCGATTTGGGCCCATCGATTTTGGCGAAGCCGTTTCCACCACTGCATGAGGCAAGGATCCCGTGAGCGCTGTTAGCCAGCCTAAAACTGGTCTTTTGGTCTTTACTGTAGCTGAAGTTGAGAAGTCCCTCTAACCTGCCAAAGAGTAACTGGGGCTGTAGAGGGCCATCATTTCCATCCGGGCAGCAGTGATCGTCTGCGGCAACACCCCCACTAGACGGGCCAGGATATCGTCCGGCAACTGGCTGACCAGATCAGTGGAGAAAAACTCTTCTAAGCTAAACAGCAATACGCGGGCCCGCTGAGCTGGGAGAGGATTATCCGTAATTTGTTGTAACCAGCGCATCCAATGTAGCCGCTTAGAATAAGCATTTTGCCGTTCCTGATGATTTTGCGGATGCAGCAACGCCACATCTCCAATCGGCAGAACAGTTCCAGATTCCACATCCAATGGCCCCCCGACCGCCGCCCCTGGCCCAGCAAACTCAGCATGAAAGGTTTTGCAGATAATCAAGGCATTGGGCCGCTGTGGATCCAGCATCAGCAGCTGCCCACTGCTGAGGCTCCGAATTAACTGCCCTGGCTCAACCCGCTTAACCAGGCTGTGGTTGGGAGAAGGTTCGCTCATAGTGTCTAGGATACCCCACCCCACTCTCTCTTTACATGAAACCTTTAAGTTCTGAGGAGCAGCTTAACGCAATCTTCATTTAGGGAGGAGCCAGACTTGATTTTTCCTTCTTTTATCCTACTGATTGGCTATAAAGTTGCCGCGAAGTCCTTGCCAATTGTATAGATTCTTGCATCCCCTGCTTCGCAACGGCCAATGTGGCGGGCTTGGGAATATCCGGCAAGTTGGAGTTCCTGGAGTAAGGCTGAGGTATAGCTCGGATCCACCGCCAACAGGAGACCGCCGCTGGTTTGGGGATCCGCCAACAGCAATTGCTGCCACTCGACAAGGGATTCTGCCTGTACACCCTCGTAACCCTGCCAGTTGCGACGAGCGGCTCCTGGAAAGATCCCTGCTTTGGCAAGGGAGATCGCTTCCGCTAAGCAAGGGATAGAGGACAGATCCAGCGTTGCCCCCACTCTCGAGCCGCGACAGACTTCGAGCAAATGGCCCAGTAGCCCAAACCCTGTTACATCCGTCATGGCGTGGATCTCGGGTCGCTGTGCCAATTGGGATCCGATGCGATTCAGTTGGGTCATCACCTGCAACACCTGCCCATAGCCTGCATCGCTCAATTGGCCTTTTTTCAGGGCTGTGGTCATGACGCCAATCCCAAGCGGTTTGGTCAAGATCAGATCATCCCCCGGTTGTGCGGTGGCATTGCGACGAATGTGGTCAGGATGGGCCAAGCCTGCTGCCACCAACCCAAAGATCGGCTCAGGAGAATCGATGGAGTGTCCTCCCGCCAAGGGGATCCCGGCCTCCTGACAGACCTTGATTCCCCCCGCCATGATCCCTTGAATGGCCTCCATCGGCAGGGTGTTGATCGGCATACCCAAAACCGCCAAAGCCAAAATCGGTGTCCCCCCCATCGCATATACATCGGAAAGGGCGTTGGTGGCGGCAATGCGGCCAAAATCCACCGGATCATCGACAATCGGCATGAAAAAATCGGTGGTCAAGATCAGGGCCTGGGTGTCGTTCAGCCGATAAACAGCAGCATCATCGCTGGTTTCGGATCCCACCAGTAGCGCCGGGTTGGGAGCCAACAAAGGCATATCTTTAAGAATCTGTTGCAACTGAGCGGGAGCAATTTTGCAACCACAGCCGCCGCCGTGGGAGTACTGGGTGAGGCGAATGGGGGCATCCATGGGGATTCTGGGAATAAGGATCGGCTCTACTCTAGTGAGCTTGGCATGCTGACGGGGGGTTCGCAAATTGGGTTAACGTTGAGGGGGATCCCACTATCCATAGCGTTGACATGACCTTTGTTCCCTTGCACTTGCACAGTGAATACAGTCTGTTGGACGGGGCTAGCCAGTTACCCCGCTTGATTGAGGAAGTGGCGGCCATGGGCCTACCTGGTATTGCCCTCACCGACCATGGGGTGATGTACGGAGCTATAGAACTGGTGAAACTGTGCAAAGCCAAAGGGATCACCCCGATCATCGGCAACGAGATGTACGTGATCAACGGCGACATCACGGATAAGACGCGAAAATACCCGCGCTATCACCAAATTGTCTTGGCCAAAAATACTCAAGGCTATAAAAACCTGGTCAAATTGACCACCATTTCTCATCTGCAAGGCACCCAAGGCAAGGGGATTTTTTCTCGTCCCTGCATCAACAAAGAATATTTGGTGCAGTACAAAGAAGGGCTCATCGTCACCAGCGGTTGTCTAGCGGGAGAAGTTCCCCAGGCGATTTTGCAGCGGCGAACCGAAATTGCTCGTGAAATTGCCGCTTGGTATCAGGAGCAGTTCGGGGAGGATTACTACATTGAGCTTCAGGATCACGGATCCCAAGAGGATCGCTTTGTGAATGTGCAATTGGTGCGCATTGCCCGTCAACTAGGGATCCCGCTCATTCTTACCAATGATAGCCACTTCATCTCCTGTCTGGATGTGGAAGCCCACGATGCTCTTCTCTGCATTCAAACCGGCAAATCTATTACGGAAAGCAACCGACTTCGTTACAGCGGCACCGAATATTTAAAGAGTCCAGAAGAAATGCGCCTGTTGTGTCGGGATCATCTCGAACAAGCTGTTATTGATGAAGCGATCTCCAATACTCTGAAGGTGATGGAGAAAATTCAAAGCTATGACCTATTCGGAGAAATGCGCATTCCCGACTATCCTGTCCCAGAGGGTCATTCTGCCGATAGCTACCTGACTGAACTGGCCTGGCAAGGATTACAACAGCGCACGGGATCTGAACAACCGGATCAAATTCCCAAAGAGTATCAAGAGCGGCTACGCTTTGAGCTAAACATCATTCAGCAAAAAGGATTTTCTACCTATTTTTTGGTGGTTTGGGACTACATTCGCTATGCCCGTGAGCAAGGGATCCCAGTGGGGCCGGGGCGAGGTTCAGCAGCAGGATCCCTGGTAGCTTACGCCCTAAAAATTACTAACATTGATCCTGTCAAATATGGGTTGCTTTTTGAGCGCTTTTTGAACCCAGAACGGAAATCAATGCCGGATATTGATACTGATTTTTGCATTGAACGACGTGGAGAGTTGATCGACTATGTTACCCGAAAATACGGTCAGGAACGGGTAGCCCAGATCATCACCTTCAACCGCATGACTTCTAAAGCAATTCTTAAGGATGTGGGGCGAGTTCTGGATATTCCCTACGCAGAAGCAGACAAAATGGCGAAGTTGATCCCAGTTTCTCGGGGTAAACCCGCCAAGCTAAAAGAAATGATTAGCGAGAATACTCCTGCCCCCGAGTTCAAGGAAAAATATGAGAAGGATCCTAAAACCCAGCGCTGGATTGAGTTGGCTTGCCTACTAGAGGGTACCAACAAAACCTTTGGAGTTCATGCTGCTGGGGTTGTCATTGCCAAGGATCCCTTGGATGAGATTGTGCCGTTGCAGTACAACAATGAAGGCCAAATTATTACCCAATATTCGATGGAAGATATTGAGTCCTTAGGTTTGTTAAAAATGGACTTTTTGGGGTTGCGAAACCTGACGATGATTCAGCGCTCAGTGGAGCTGATCAAAGAACACAATGGTGTTGATATAGATCTGGATAACTTGCCTCTAGACGACGAGAAAACCTACCAAATTTTGGAAAAAGGTGAGCTGGAGGGGATCTTCCAACTGGAGTCTTCGGGCATGAAACAGGTGGTTCGAGATCTCAAGCCTTCTAATTTAGAAGATATTTCTTCGGTGTTGGCTTTGTATCGACCAGGTCCTTTGGATACGGGCATGATCCCGGACTTTATCGATCGCAAACATGGGCGCAAACCGGTCACCTATGCTCATGATCTTCTCAAACCCATTCTTCAAGATACCTACGGAGCCATTCTCTATCAGGAGCAGATCATGCGGATTGCCCAGGATATGGCTGGCTATACCTTGGGCCAAGCGGATTTGTTACGGCGGGCAATGGGGAAAAAGAAAGTTTCTGAGATGGAAAAACACCGTGAGCAATTTGTGCAAGGGGCTGCCGAGCGCGGTGTTAGCAAATCAGTGGCTACAGAACTGTTTGATCAAATGGTTGCCTTCGCAGAGTATTGCTTTAATAAGTCTCATTCTACAGCCTATGGTTTCATAACCTTCCAAACGGCTTATCTCAAGGCTAACTACCCCACAGAATATATGGCAGCTTTGCTCTCTTCGGTGGGAGGGGATCAGGATAAAGTTCAACGATATATTACTTATTGTCTATCGATTGGGATCCAAATTCAGCCGCCGGACATCAACCGCTCCGGGCTGGACTTCACCCCCCAAGGCAGCAGTATTTTGTTTGGTTTGGGCGCCGTGAAAAATGTTGGGGAAGGTGCTATTCAAAATATCCTCGCTACACGTCAGGTGGAAGGGCCTTTTGCTTCTCTGGCCAATTTCTGTGAGCGAGTTGATCTCCGCACTGTTAACCGACGTGCTATAGAGGCTCTGATTCATTCAGGCGCTTTTGATCAAATTTCCTCCAATCGGAAACAGTTGATCGCGGATTTGGATCCGATCCTGAGTTGGGCAGCAGACAGAGCCAAGTCTAAAGCCATTGGTCAAGCCAGTCTGCTTGATCTATTGGGGGGGGGTGGTAGTAATGGTAATGGATTCGTTGAGGCTCCCCGTGGACCAGCTACGGAAGATTTTCCCCCACAAGAAAAGCTCAAACTAGAGCGGGAACTGCTGGGCTTTTATGTTTCGGATCACCCTTTGCGTCGGATTCAAGAGCAAGCACGGTTATTGGCGCCAGTTAACCTATCTGACATTGGAAATTATGCCGCTGATGCTACTGTTAATATTATTGCTTTAATCACCTCTATTAAAAATATAACAACCAAGAAAGGGGATCGCATGGCCATTTTGCAATTGGAAGATCTGACCGGCAGCTGTGAAGGGGTGATCTTTCCCAAAACTTATGAACGCTTACAAAATCTCCTAGCGATAGATCAACGACTGTTGTTTTGGGCGAAGGTGGATCAACGGGATGAACAGGTGCAGCTGATTGTGGAGGAGGTTCAACCAGTTGAGTCAGTGGATTGGGTGACGGTAGAAATTCCTTTTCACTCTGCCGGAACCTTGGAAGATCGCTACCGTTTACAAACTTTGATTAGTCAACAACGCTCAGAAGTTAAGGAAGAAAACCGTACACCTGTTGTAGCTGCTATCTCCGCTAATCCACACAAAGTTTGGGTACGGATGGGATCCCAATTTTGTGTCAAGAATGCTCAAGCTACCGTTGAAGCCTTACGGCAGGCCGGATACACTGCCCGTAGAGAATCGTTGCTATCGAGTTGATTGGGAAAGTAGAAAACATGAATCGAATATCTGGCTGGATAATCGGATCCCTGTTCGCCATCAGTGCTTGTTCTTCCTCTACTGGAACCGTTAGCCCCAGACCGGATATTCAGGGTTTAGCCACGGTCAACTCCGTTGAAATTTTTATCCTGACATCCGAACCTCCTCAAGTTACGGTAGAAGTGCAAGGTTTTGTTGGGGATCCCTGTACTCAACTGCAAGAGCCCATCATCACTGCTGCACCAGCGACTCGGGAGTTTACCGTTACCTTGGAAACCCTTCGCCCTGCTGATGTGGTGTGTATCCAAGTTTTAGCCC
The sequence above is drawn from the Thermostichus vulcanus str. 'Rupite' genome and encodes:
- a CDS encoding class I SAM-dependent methyltransferase; translation: MNEADITLAVQAQYETFPYPPVPYDQPFEGFSSLGSYTLAQYARTRTLKEPTGAKFLVAGCGTGWEVHGIAASNPGYASVVGIDISRPSLEIANQRLKHHGLSRCSVQYGDLLDPSTWPEGSFDMISSYGVIHHTADPVKALGNLVSRLAPDGVIALMLYNRSGRWHIYRIRKALELLGITPPATPEKIAFVRQLLNGANPNSLLAKHASANKEYYLQDENIVDNFFHANDIPFDIGEIPGFVAQVGLEFIDVAPHRDDWNAKPLVASTHPEFHQRYETLSRIEQLQVVECLEPLYHTQNLFWCCHQGKKIAHWDPFTAEFFKSSSWQLNPLFIQHGSVRYLDQKIPFSDLLGKLDPNQIPTQKMDIFWQIAQIPGKVITSSRYQVLDLLLPLAQQARSGAEILAEQEERGDHVLNLFRQWEADRLVLRVE
- a CDS encoding ABC transporter permease, producing MQWWKRLRQNRWAQIGAWILLLFYTCAIFAEFIAPYNPLQSQTQGSLLPPTAIHFWDESGTWLGPHVYPTRQGPVDLQTGERPLLVDTSRPAGIRFFVEGAPYRWLGLIPSNRHLFGTIPLRPEPDLPDSPEEGSPAAEDLRVGRLNLLGTDDQGRDYFSRLIYGGRISLFIGLVGIGISFPMGLLVGAISGYFGGWVDTLLMRLAEVLMSIPTLYLLVSLAAVLQRNPLTGVPFTNAERFLVIVVIVSFVGWAGLARVIRGQVLSLRDRDFVQASRVAGAGSLYLMVRHILPQTATYVVISATLAVPGYIVAESVLSLIGLGIQQPDASWGNMLSLATNASVIILQPWLVLAPTLMVVLSSLSFNLLGDGLRDALDPRDP
- the selD gene encoding selenide, water dikinase SelD, with protein sequence MDAPIRLTQYSHGGGCGCKIAPAQLQQILKDMPLLAPNPALLVGSETSDDAAVYRLNDTQALILTTDFFMPIVDDPVDFGRIAATNALSDVYAMGGTPILALAVLGMPINTLPMEAIQGIMAGGIKVCQEAGIPLAGGHSIDSPEPIFGLVAAGLAHPDHIRRNATAQPGDDLILTKPLGIGVMTTALKKGQLSDAGYGQVLQVMTQLNRIGSQLAQRPEIHAMTDVTGFGLLGHLLEVCRGSRVGATLDLSSIPCLAEAISLAKAGIFPGAARRNWQGYEGVQAESLVEWQQLLLADPQTSGGLLLAVDPSYTSALLQELQLAGYSQARHIGRCEAGDARIYTIGKDFAATL
- a CDS encoding DNA polymerase III subunit alpha codes for the protein MTFVPLHLHSEYSLLDGASQLPRLIEEVAAMGLPGIALTDHGVMYGAIELVKLCKAKGITPIIGNEMYVINGDITDKTRKYPRYHQIVLAKNTQGYKNLVKLTTISHLQGTQGKGIFSRPCINKEYLVQYKEGLIVTSGCLAGEVPQAILQRRTEIAREIAAWYQEQFGEDYYIELQDHGSQEDRFVNVQLVRIARQLGIPLILTNDSHFISCLDVEAHDALLCIQTGKSITESNRLRYSGTEYLKSPEEMRLLCRDHLEQAVIDEAISNTLKVMEKIQSYDLFGEMRIPDYPVPEGHSADSYLTELAWQGLQQRTGSEQPDQIPKEYQERLRFELNIIQQKGFSTYFLVVWDYIRYAREQGIPVGPGRGSAAGSLVAYALKITNIDPVKYGLLFERFLNPERKSMPDIDTDFCIERRGELIDYVTRKYGQERVAQIITFNRMTSKAILKDVGRVLDIPYAEADKMAKLIPVSRGKPAKLKEMISENTPAPEFKEKYEKDPKTQRWIELACLLEGTNKTFGVHAAGVVIAKDPLDEIVPLQYNNEGQIITQYSMEDIESLGLLKMDFLGLRNLTMIQRSVELIKEHNGVDIDLDNLPLDDEKTYQILEKGELEGIFQLESSGMKQVVRDLKPSNLEDISSVLALYRPGPLDTGMIPDFIDRKHGRKPVTYAHDLLKPILQDTYGAILYQEQIMRIAQDMAGYTLGQADLLRRAMGKKKVSEMEKHREQFVQGAAERGVSKSVATELFDQMVAFAEYCFNKSHSTAYGFITFQTAYLKANYPTEYMAALLSSVGGDQDKVQRYITYCLSIGIQIQPPDINRSGLDFTPQGSSILFGLGAVKNVGEGAIQNILATRQVEGPFASLANFCERVDLRTVNRRAIEALIHSGAFDQISSNRKQLIADLDPILSWAADRAKSKAIGQASLLDLLGGGGSNGNGFVEAPRGPATEDFPPQEKLKLERELLGFYVSDHPLRRIQEQARLLAPVNLSDIGNYAADATVNIIALITSIKNITTKKGDRMAILQLEDLTGSCEGVIFPKTYERLQNLLAIDQRLLFWAKVDQRDEQVQLIVEEVQPVESVDWVTVEIPFHSAGTLEDRYRLQTLISQQRSEVKEENRTPVVAAISANPHKVWVRMGSQFCVKNAQATVEALRQAGYTARRESLLSS